The genomic region GGATGTGAGATCTGCAATTCCATGGGCTGTCTGGTCATTAATGTAATCCTGCAATATTCTTGCTGTTCGGATAAGGTCTAAGACTGCTTCAACGTCGCCTGGTCTGATTTCGACACCTGATATCTGGTTCATAAGGTTTTCATCACTCATTTTCTCATCTCCTCAGAACAGTCCTTTTACACTGATGTCCCAGTGTATGTGGTAATACATGCGGTACAGGAACCACCCCATTTTGGTAGTTGAGAATGCTTCCGGTGGTTTGGAATATTTCCATGTGGCGATGTATCCTCTACCCGGGGTGGCAGGAGTTTCAAGTTCTGTAACAAGTGGGCATCCCGTTTCTCCTTCATAAGGTGTCTGGATTCCATTTCCATGTATGTCATTCTTAAGACTCTGGCTAACTGCAATTGCCTGATAGTGGGCACCTATTCCGGTTTTGAGGATGTCTGCCGGTCCAAGGTCTCCAAGGACATAGACATTATCATGGTTGCCTGCAGGTCCACGGTATTGTAGTGTGGCTTTATCTGCGGAAAGCCATCCTTTTTCGTCCGTAAGTCCGGCATCTATCAGTACTTGTGGTGCTTTGTGTGGTGGAACGGTTATCAACAGGTCATAGTTGACTTTCTCTCCACTTTTTGTCGTAATTTCCTTTCTGCTTGCATCTACATTTGAAAGTGGAGAGTTTCTCAGAACTTCAATACCCTTTTCATTCATCTGGGATGTTACAAATTTATTGAATTCTGGTGGTCCTATTGGTTCCATAGGCCATACAAGTGTTAATTGTACGTCATCTCTAACTTTTTTGACGTTGCGCAGGTAGCTTTCCAGCATAAATGTAAATTTAACCGGTGCACCGGGGCAAGGTACAGGCATTGAGGCAACAGAGACTACGACTTTTCCCTTTTCTATATTTTTAACAAGGTCTCTCACCTTGAAGGCGTCATCCATGGATGTGTAGAAAGTGTTCAAATCATCTGTAAGTCCGGGAACAGCATCAGGATCTGCTCTGCATCCCATGGCTATAACAAGATAGTCGTAAGTATATTTTTTATCACTCTTGACTGTGATCTCTTTGTTTTGAAGATCAACGTTCATTACTTCCCCGTCAGCTCCGAAAAACGCTTTGACTCTGGGGCTGATAAGTTTCTTGCGGGGTCTTGTGATATCTTCCGGGGTATAAAGTTCAAAAGGAATGAAGGTGAACCCACCCTGATTTATATTTGTGTCATTCTTGTCTAGAATTGTTACTTCTAATTCATCTTTTGCAATTTTGTTTCTAAACTCTCTTGCCAATATGTTAGCCACTACCGATCCGGCGTAGCCCGCTCCTAAAATCAATACCTTCTGTGTCATTATATTAAACCCCATATTTTTTATGAGTTACAGGTTTACATATATTTTACGGTACTGATAATTTTATCCAGTAGTATTTAAGTAAATGGAAGAACTTTTTAAAATAGATAAATTATTGCAGTTCTGCGTGTGAATCTTTCATAGCCAGCACTGGCTGGCTAAATGAAAGTTAAGAAGTAGAGTAGGTTACAGATATAATCTGTAACTTAAGGAATATAGTTATTGATAAGCAATAACTATAGTTTTTAGTTCTGGAGTACTATCTCAATGTTGATGTCCTTTGGTACCTGGATACGCATGAGCTGTCTGAGTGCGCGCTCATCTGCTGCAATGTCGATGAGTCTCTTGTGTACACGCATTTCCCAGTGGTCCCATGTAGCGGTTCCGTCACCACTTGGACTTTTACGGACAGGTACTACCATCTTTTTTGTAGGTAGTGGAACTGGTCCTGAGATACTTACACCTGTTCTGTCTGCAATAGCTTTTACCTGATCGCAAACACCATCAAGGTTTACAGGACTGATTCCTGATAATCTTATTCTTGCTTTCTGTGACATGTTGCTCTTCTCCTAAAAAAGGAAAATTTGAGTGTCTTACTTCTGTTTGACACTCATGCACATGCCAGCGGCAATGGTCATTCCCATATCACGGATAGCGAATCTACCGAGCTGTGGGATTTCCTTTACAGGCTCAATTACCATTGGTCTGGTTGGCTTGATGGTTACAATTGCTGCGTCACCGGCCTTGATGAATGCTGCATTCTCTTCCTTGACCTGACCTGTCTTAGGATCAAGTTTCTTGTCAATGGACATGAGAGTACATGCGGTCTGGGTGGTGTGGCAGTGGAATACTGGTGTGTATCCTGCTGTGATAGCGGATGGGTGCTGAAGGACAACAATCTGTCCTGTAAACTCGTCTGCTACTGATGGTGGGTTGTCAGATGGTCCACAGACATCTCCTCTGCGTACATCGTTCTTACCTACACCTCTTACGTTCCATCCGATGTTGTCACCAGGTACTGCTTCCGGAACTTCTTCGTGGTGCATTTCAATGGACTTAACTTCACCGGTTACGCCGCTTGGGTTGAATGTTACATTCTGTCCCTTCTTCATGACACCAGTTTCTACTCTACCTACTGGTACAGTTCCGATACCGGAAATGGTGTATGCATCCTGTACAGGGATTCTGAGTGGAAGCTTGTCTGGCTTTTCTGGTTCCTTAAGGTCGTTGAGGCAGTCAAGAAGTGAAGGACCAGTGTACCATGGTGTGTTTTCGCTTGACTTTGTGATGTTGTCACCCTCGAATGCGGATGTTGGTACGAATGGAATCTCTGATGCCTTGAATCCTACCATACCGAGAAGGTCACTTACATCTTTCTTCACCTGGTTGTATCTGTCCTCGCTGTATTCAGCTGCATCCATCTTGTTTACAGCAACGATAAGCTGGTTGATACCGAGTGTTCTTGAAAGGAAAACGTGTTCCTTTGTCTGAGCCATTACACCATCAGGTGCTGCTACTACAAGAACAGCTGCATCTGCCTGGGATGCACCGGTGATCATGTTCTTGACGAAGTCACGGTGACCTGGACAGTCTACTACTGTAAAGTAGTACTTGTCTGTGTCGAATCTCTTGTGGGAGATGTCGATGGTAACTCCTCTCTCACGCTCTTCCTTGAGTGAGTCCATTACCCATGCAAAAGCAAATGATTCTTTACCTTTTTCTTTTGCTTCAGCTCTGTATTTTTCGATAAGGTGAGCAGGTACTGCTCCTGTCTCGAACATCAATCTTCCGACAAATGTTGACTTGCCGTGGTCTACGTGACCGATAACTGCTAAGTTCATGTGTGGTTTCTCAGCTGCCATTTTAATTACTCCTTATTTAATGTTAGTTTCAATATGATTTGACCTAATTGTTGTTTCTACGTTTAAACCTTTCTGACGAAATAGGTATTTTGTAGCTATAGCTACAAAACACTTTACATACTAAGGTAGTCGGATGCCTGTGGAAGCTCCTTCTTAAGTCCCTTCCTTTCTCTGATGCCGCTTACTATTTCACCGGTAAGGTTTGCTGGAAGTGTGTCGAATCCTGCAAATTCTGTGCTCCACATTGCACGTCCTTCTGTTGCAGATCTGATGTCTCCTGCAAATCCAAAGAGTTCGGATACTGGTGCTCTGGACTCGATTATGGTCATGTCACCTTCGGATGTCATGTTGATAATGATTCCACGACGTCCCTGGATTTCCTTGGTTGCGCCACCCATGTTGTCCTGTGGTACCTGAATGAATACCTTCTGATATGGCTCAAGAAGTGTATCGTCAGCCATGAGCATTGCTGCCTGAATACCCTGTCTGGATGCCGGGATTACCTGTGCTGGTCCTCTGTGGACAGCATCTTCGTGCAACTTCGCATCAACGAGCTTGACCTTTACACCCATGCATGGTTCCTTTGAAAGAGGTCCTCCCTTCATGACTTCATGGAATCCTTCAAGGATAAGTTCCATGGTTTCATTAAGGTGCTGGATACCCTTTGTCATGTCTATGTAAACATTGCTCTCGAATATATCTACGATGCCCTTTGCCTGGTCTTTGTCAAGACCTGCTTCCATGAGCTTTTCTCTGCGCTCAACTTCAGGCATACGCATTGATATCTCGCCAGCTTTGATAAGGTCTCTGACGCCTTCCTCGAGTGGCTCGATCTCAACATAGAATCTGTTGTGTCTGTTTGGTGACTTTCCTTCTACAGGACCTGCACTGCCACGGATGGTTTCACGGTATACTACAATAGGTGGTGTGGTTGTAATCTCTACTCCCTTGTCACGCTCAATTCTGTGTGCGATGACTTCAAGGTGAAGTTCACCCATACCAGCCATCAAGTGTTCACCGGTTTCTTCGTCAAGTGTAATCTTAAGTGTTGGGTCTTCCTTTGCAACCTGTCTAAGCACATCGACAAGCTTTGGAAGATCCTTCATGTGCTTTGCTTCTACAGCGACTGTAACTACAGGCTCACTTGCGTGAGTGATACTCTCAAAAGGCTCCATGCCTTCCAGGGTTGTTACTGTTGAACCGACAATAGCATCTCTGAGTCCGGTTACAGCTGCAATGTTACCAGCAGGGATGTTCTCTACTTCAAGTCTCTTTGGACCCATGAAAACACCGACTTGCTGAATTCTGTTCTTTCTTGAAGTACCAGATACGAAAGCTTCCATTCCACGTGAAAGTGATCCGCTAAACAATCTTCCGGTTGCAACTTCACCTGCATGTGGATCCATGGTGATATCTGTTACCATGAAAGCAAGGTCTGCATTAGGGTCAGCATTGATCATTGACTTGTATATCTGGGATTCCTTGTCTCCATGCCAGATTGCGCCAATTCTTCCTTCCTGTGCCTGAAGTGGTGATGGAAGGAATCTGATTACCATGTCGTTCAGAACTTCATGGAGTGGACACTTGTCTGCAAGTTCCTTTATCTTTTCAGGATCATCAGCTTTGTTGTAATCATATATCTGCTGGAAACTGACACCTGTCTTCTGCATCATTGGTACGCTGATAGCCCAGTTGTACAGTGCTGAACCGAAAGCAACGGTACCTTCTGCTGCATCGACTCTCCATCCTGCCTTGTAACGCTCTTCGTTCATACCCTTGATGAGCTTGTTTACGTGGTCAATGAGTTTTCCGAGCCTGATCTGCATTTCCTGTCCGTCAACCTGAAGTTCGTTGATGAGACGGTCAACCTTGTTGATGAAAAGAACTGGCTTAACGTGTTCCTTGAGTGCCTGTCTGAGGACAGTTTCTGTCTGTGGCATTGTACCTTCTACAGCATCAATTACCACTACAGCACCGTCTACAGCACGCATTGCACGTGTAACGTCACCACCAAAGTCTACGTGACCTGGTGTATCGATAAGGTTGATGAGATATTCTTTGCCCTCGTACTCGTGGACCATTGAAACGTTTGCGGAATCAATTGTAATACCTCTTTCCTGCTCTTCCTCATCAGAGTCTGTCCAGCATGCGTTACCTGCAAGCTCTTTTGAGAGCATTCCTGCGCCTGCAAGAAGATTGTCTGATAAAGTTGTTTTACCGTGATCAATATGCGCAACAATACCAATGTTACGGATCATCTCTGGTTTTCCCATGAGCGCTGCCACACGGTCGACCATTTTATCTTTTGCCATATTAATTACCCTTAATTAAATTGTACAGCGTTAACGTGCTGCCTTTGCGACTCTTTCCTTCGCATCTTTCCTGTTGATTGAGAAGCATTTTGCATCACGGTTTGAAGCTGCAATAAGCTCTGATGCAAGGCATTCTGCTGCAGTTCTCTTTGATTTGAATGCTGCCTGGTTTGCACCCTTTGTGATGTATCTGAGTGCAGTGTCAACACGTCTCTGTGGAGCAGTGTCTACAGCTTTTGGTACAGATATTCCACCGTACTTAAGTCTTACAACTTCTTCTCTTGGGCCTGCATTAGAGATAGCCTCTACCAGTACCTGTACAGGGTTCTTCTGTGTTCTCTTGTTGATTATATCAAAAGCTTCAGAGACAATCATCATTGCTCTCTGTTTCTTTCCTGTGTTCTGTTCATTGCGCATGACATTGTTAACAAGTCTCTCAACAATGCAGATATCTGACTTGTTGAATTGCTGTCTTGCATGCTTACCATTTGTATGTGGGATGATTACAGGATCGAGATTTACGTACCTTCTGATTCCCTGGTCCGCAACCTCTACCTCGCTGAGATCCCATTTACTGAATAATTTATACATCTGGATTATCTCCTTGGTTTCTCTTTACGGCCAATGACCATCTCTCTTAAAGATACGTTGTTAACAGCTGTTACCTTAAAGCGCACACCAGGGATATCTCCCATTGCACCACCCATTCGGCCACCAATTCTTTCTACTGTAACTTCGTCGTGTTCGTCAATAAAGTTGATAGCTCCGTCTCCAGGGCAGAAAGCTGACACCTGACGACCATTCTTGATCAACTGTATTCTTACACATTTCCTGATTGCTGAGTTTGGCTGCTTAGCCTCTACACCCACTTTCTCCAGTACGATTCCTCTACCCTGAGGTGCACCACCAAGAGGGTCTGCTTTTACGTCAAGACCCAGTGTGCGCCTGTTGTAGCGAGGATCCTTCCACCTTGCATCCTTTCGCATGCGCTGAAGCGTGTGAGCTGCATATTTTCCATTTGGCATATTATATTCTCCAATTAATGTCTTTGATGAGTATGATATTATTCGAACGATCACTGCAATATTACGTCGTCTATGTCGTGATGTCTCTTTGCGACAAGTTTAACCTTTTCAATGTTTTTCCCATTGCGTCCTATGGCAAGACCCTTGTCCTTATTAGATACTTCTACATAAGCTAATCGCTTATTGTTTCTGCTTGTGATGTTCACTGATTTGACAGTTACCGGACTGAATGCATTTTTGATGAATACACCGGGTTCGTCCGAATATTCGACAAGATCTATCTGTTTATCCACTGTTTTCTTCATACGGTTGATATGGTCTCCCTTTCTCCCGATAGCAGCGCCCATGTCACCTGCTTTTATCACATATATTATCCTACCGTCATCGATTATACAATCTTTGACCGCCGCGCCGGTTAATTTTTCAAATAATGCGATGTATCGGATACCTTCAGTGGATAACTTGATCTCGCCCAAATATCGCAACTCCTTTAAGCGGCAGCCAGAATATCAGACTCACCGCTGTCAATGATTGCCATTGCAGCGATAAGGAATGGTTTTCCGCATGCAGGACCAAGTTCTGTTCCTGTGCCTGGGTAGTTGAGTATCGGTACGTTTGTGCTTTCAATCTTGGCTCTTACGTCGGCAGGACAGTTTGCAGCGAGTACTACCATTTTTGCATTTTCGCTAACAGCAGCATCGATGGTCCTGTTTGACCCAATGATCACCTTTCCGGTTCTGATCACTTTGATAAGTGCTTTGTCAATGTTAATATCCATTTTATATCAACTCATTTATATCGTCAGTTTGAGATTTGTATTAATAAGTGATTCCGTATATTTACTTTCTGGTTGTTCTTTATATACTTCTATATAATGAAGCATTATTTTGTAATTAGGTGCACATCTCCGGTTCCAAGCTTAATAGGCTGTCCTACAATGATGTTCTCAGTAACCCCATTAAGCTCATCGCGGTCTCCGCGCATTCCTGCATCTAGCAGGTGGTTCACAGTAACTTCGAATGCTGCACGGGCGAACACACTGGCTTTCTCTCCGGAAATACCGTGTCTTCCAATCTGTTTTACTTCTCCGTCACAGCACATAATGTCAGATACAAGCATTATGTGTCTTATATCAACAGTAAGACCCTGTTCTGAAAGTGTGTTGGTAGCTTCGGTGATGATTGAGTTCCTTGCAGCTTCAATTCCAAATACTTCATAGATCTCTCCAATATTATTGGTGGATGTCCTTGTAACATCAACACCTTCAATCTGAAGAACGTTCTTAAGCTGTGAACCTTCTGTATAAAGAGTGTATTCTTCACCATCTTTTCTGATAACTACTCTCTTGATACCTTCAATTCCTTTCAGGGTAATTGTGTGTATGTTCTTTGCAAGCTGGAGCAGTTCACGGTAAGACGGTGCATTAGGTGTGACAATAATCTGGTTTGCAACACTGTCAGATACATTCACCATCACATCCAGTTCTTCACGAAGCTTGTCTGCAATTTCATCTGGAGTAAGTGCTCTGTGAACCAGTGTTTTCTCATGCAGGTCTATAATCAGGTGCATGTTTGCAAGGTCAGTTGTGATATCTGCAAGATGTTCGATATGAGTTGCTTCAATCTCCCATGCAAGCATACGTGCCTTGTCTCTGTCCTGGGCATATTCCTCTTCCAGTGCGATTGTCATCATTGGCGTGCTTGGTGTCTTTCTTGCATCTACAATCTCGATAAGACGTGGCAGACCAAGTGTAACGTTAATTTCAGCGACACCCGCATAGTGGAAAGTACGCATGGTCATCTGGGTACCCGGTTCACCAATGGACTGTGCTGAAACCACACCTACTGCCTCACAGGGTTCTACACATGCATAATCGTAGCTTTTCATAACCTGCTCTATGATATCTTCGAGCTCTTTCTTTGTAACTCCGACTCTCATCACGTCATCTTTTAAGGTTTTCATGATGTTTTTTGGCAGGTTAAGCCCTGCAATCATTGCATCAATAGTAGCTTCACTGATCGTCATTTAGTTCACCTCCTTTCCGGTGACTCTCCTGACGATACGATGGATCGCTTCAGGTTTACTATAGTCACTCTTTGTGGAGTCAATTCCATCCTCTCCATACTTGAACTGGACAATGACACCACGTGTTTCTCTAACAGAACCGTCATACTGGACTTCAAGATCCTGCAATGCGTTAACAAGTCTCCTCTGCAGGTAACCTGACTGGGATGTACGGACCGCAGTATCTACAAGACCTTCACGACCACCGATTGCGTGGAAGAAATATTCAGTTGGATTCAGTCCGCTCTTGTAACTTGCCTTAACGAATCCGTGAGCATCTGCACCAAGGTCACCCTTATCAAAGTGTGGAAGTGTCCTTCCTGCATAACCTCTTCTTATCCTTTCACCACGAACCGCCTGTTGTCCGACACAGGCAGCCATCTGGGTAAGGTTGAGCATTGAACCTCTTGCACCTGACTTTGCCATGAGCACCGCAGAGTTCTCAAGACCGAGCTGCTTACCGGCAATGTTACCGGTCTGGTCACGGGCCTTACCGAGTTCCTGCATGATCTTCATTTCAATGGTTTCATCGAGTGTACGTCCTGGCAATGGTTCAAGTTCCTTTGCTTCGTATGCTTCGATGAGTTTTGAAACTCTCTCTTCAGCTTCATTCAGGAGGTTTCCTATCTGGATCTTCGCAGTAGGTGGAATATCTTCATCACTGATACCGAAACTTAGACCTGTTTTCATCACACCACGGATAGCAAGCCTGGTAAAGTCGTCTACGAACTTAGCTCCTGCTTCTGAGCTGTATTCCTTTACAACCTTGTCAAGAATCTTACCTTTGAATGCACCAATGGATTGTTCGTCAATTGTACCCTGAAGCATCTCTCCATCTTCAATGACAACATATGCATTGTATTCGCAGTCTCTCTTCTTGCAGGTCTCACACTTAAAGCAAGCCTGTGCAGGGAACTCAAGGTAAAGTCCCTTTGGAAGAATCTGACTGAAAATCTGTTTACCGTTCCACAGTGGTTCTCCGTTAGCAGAGTAACTTGCAGGTTCCGGTAGATCCCTAATATCAGATTTCCTCAGAAGTTCAAGAGCCGCGTTCTTTGTGATTGCATTCTCATTCCTTGTAAGCAGGAACAGACCTGAGATGTGGTCGTGTATACCGCCAATGATAGGTCCTCCGAAACGCGGGGAAAGAATGTTCTCCTGTACCTGCATAAGGATGCTGGCTTCTGCTCTTGACTCTTCAGTCTGCAGAACGTGCATGTTCATTTCGTCACCGTCAAAGTCAGCGTTGTATGGTGCACATACTGCCGGGTTAAGTCTGAAAGTCTTGAATGGAAGTACCTTGACCCTGTGAGCCATGATACTCATCTTGTGAAGTGAAGGCTGTCTGTTAAAGAGGACAATATCGCCGTCCATGAGCTGTCTTTCAACAGTCCATCCGACTTCTATCTTCTCGGCAAGTTCTTCCTTATTAATTTCGGAGACTCTGATACGTCTTCCGTCATCACGAATTGCATAGTTTGCGCCAGGGTGAACTTCACTGCCACGCTGTACGTACATGCGGAGAAGCTCAATGTTTCTTGTTGTGACCTTTTCAGGAATTGTCATCTGCATGGCAATTGCAAAAGGTACACCGACTTCATTGATACTCAGGTTTGGATCAGGTGAAACAACAGTACGTGCTGAGAAGTTCACACGCTTACCGGACAAACTTCCTCTGAAACGTCCTTCCTTACCCTTAAGACGCTGTGTAAGTGTCTTGAGAGGTCTTCCCGATCTGTGTCTTGCAGGAGGCACACCTGATACTTCATTATCAAAGAATGTTGTAACATGGTACTGGAGCAATTCCCACAGGTCTTCTATAATAAGCTGTGGAGCACCAGCGTCCCTGTTCTCCTGGAATCTCTGGTTAATCCTGATAATATCTACAAGCTTGTGGGTCAGGTCATCTTCACTGCGCTGCCCGGATTCGAGTGTAATTGAAGGTCTTACAGTTACCGGTGGTACCGGAAGTACAGTAAGGATCATCCATTCAGGCCTTGCACTTGAGGGGTCCATTCCAAGAACTTTTACATCCTCATCAGGGATGTTCTCAAAGCGGTCACGGATTTCAGTTGGAGTGAGTTTGTGGCCGTCTTCTATGTAGTCGCTTGGCTTTTCAAATTTGATTTCAAGCTGTTCGGTTGAACAGTAAGGGCAGGTCTTTGACTTGCGGGCTTCCTTGAAAACTTCATTGATGATATTATCCGGGAGATGTCCCATTTCCTTGCATGTGTTTAACTGGTCAAGGAACTCTTGTTTCTTACTTGCATCAAGGAGCAGCCTGCTACAACTGCGGCAGACAGAACGCAGTGTCTTGCGTATTGTCTTGTTAAAACCAACGTGAATTACCGGAGCAACAAGGTCAATGTGTCCGAAGTGTCCTGGACATTCTCCCGCACGGCTGCCACAGGTCTTACATTTAAGACCCGGATCGATAACTCCAAGTCGAAGGTCCATAAGACCCATGTCAATTGGGTAACCGTCGTCGTCATATGTGTCCGCTGTGATAATTGCTGTTACACTCATCTTCCTTACTTCTTTAGGAGAGAGTAGACCAAATTTAATTGCTCCAACCCTTTTTGGAATAGATGGAATATCATTGTTCACTTTAAATCACCCTTTATACAGCATCCTCAAGTTGCAGTCTTGGAGCCACACCAAGGGATTTGATTTCGTCAAGCAGCAGTTTGAATGCGTAACTCATCTCTACAGGGTGGATGTCAGTCTCAGCACCACAGTTGGCGCAGTACCTGATATTTCTCTTCCTGTCAAAGGTTGCGATCATCCCGCAGTGTCCGCATACAAGTTCTACTACCTTGTCAGACTCATCGAGCAGTCTTTCTTTCAGTGTCATTGCAGCACCGTGGCCGATAAGCACATCACGCTCCATTTCACCGAAACGCAGACCTCCTTCACGGGCACGACCTTCAGTTGGCTGCCTTGTAAGCACCTGTACAGGTCCTCTTGACCTTGCGTGCATCTTTGATGCTACCATGTGGTGCAGTTTCTGGTAAAGGATAACTCCTACAAACACATCTGCCTGGATCTTCTTTCCGGTAACTCCGTCGAAGAATACTTCCTTTCCTGTGTGTGCGAATCCGTGGGTCTTAAGAGCTGCACGGAGGTCGTCTTCGTTCTCTCCGGAGAATGCAGTTGCATTTACTCTTCTTCCTTCCATGGATCCGACCTTACCACCAATCATCTCAAGCACGTGACCTACAGTCATACGTGAAGGAATTGCGTGTGGGTTGATTACGAGGTCAGGTACCATTCCTTTCTCTGTGAACGGCATGTCCGCAAATGGTACTATAAGTCCTATAACTCCCTTCTGACCGTGCCTTGATGCAAACTTGTCACCGATTTCAGGAATTCTCTGGTCTCTTATCTTGACCTTTGCAAGACGTGTTCCGTTTATGGATTCTGTAAGAATAACTGTATCAACGACTCCTTTCTCGTTGGAACGCATTGTGATTGCACTCTCTCTGCGTTGCTCAACAGTGATGCCGAAGTCGGACTGTTCCTCAAGGAAACGTGGTGGACTTGTCTTTCCGATAAGTACGTCGTTTGGACCTACTCTTGTTTCAGGGTTTACAAGACCGTCAATGTCAAGGTTTGCGTATGCTTCAGGGCTACGTGCACCTCTGAATTCGGAGTCCGGAATCTCGAATTTGTCTTCCTGTCCACCGGGGTAACGTCTTTCTTCGCCCTCAAAGGTTCTGAGGAAGTGACTTCTTCCAAGTCCTCTCTCAATTGATCCCTTGTTGAAAACCAGTGCATCTTCAATATTGTGTCCTTCGTAGGACATGACAGCTACAACGAAGTTCTGACCGGCTGGCCTGTCATCGAAGTGAATTGCTTCACAGGTCTGTGTCCTGACCATTGCACGCTGTGGATAATGTAAAAGGTGTGCACGGGTGTCAGGTCTGAGCTTAGTGTTGGATGTTGAAACGCCGATACACTGCTTGACCATTGCTGCGCCCATTGTGTTACGAGGGGATGCATTGTGTTCAGGATAAGGTACCATTCCGGTACAAATACCAAGCATAAGTCCCGGGTTGATTTCAAGGTGGGTGTGGTTCTCTGTGATATGGTCCTTGTACAGTGCAATAAATGCATTCTCTTCTTCTTCAGAGTCAAGGTACTCTATCTTTCCCGCCTTTGTCATTTCCGAATATCCCATCTTGCCTTCTGCAAGGAGTTCAATCTCCTCATCAGATACAAGTGATTCTCCGTTCTTTACAATGATCAGCGGTCTTCTTGCACGACCCATGTCAGTGTTGATCAGCACCTCATGAATGTCTTCATAATATGTTACATTGA from Methanolobus tindarius DSM 2278 harbors:
- a CDS encoding 30S ribosomal protein S12 gives rise to the protein MPNGKYAAHTLQRMRKDARWKDPRYNRRTLGLDVKADPLGGAPQGRGIVLEKVGVEAKQPNSAIRKCVRIQLIKNGRQVSAFCPGDGAINFIDEHDEVTVERIGGRMGGAMGDIPGVRFKVTAVNNVSLREMVIGRKEKPRR
- a CDS encoding 50S ribosomal protein L30e, with translation MDINIDKALIKVIRTGKVIIGSNRTIDAAVSENAKMVVLAANCPADVRAKIESTNVPILNYPGTGTELGPACGKPFLIAAMAIIDSGESDILAAA
- a CDS encoding NusA-like transcription termination signal-binding factor, producing the protein MGEIKLSTEGIRYIALFEKLTGAAVKDCIIDDGRIIYVIKAGDMGAAIGRKGDHINRMKKTVDKQIDLVEYSDEPGVFIKNAFSPVTVKSVNITSRNNKRLAYVEVSNKDKGLAIGRNGKNIEKVKLVAKRHHDIDDVILQ
- the tuf gene encoding translation elongation factor EF-1 subunit alpha → MAAEKPHMNLAVIGHVDHGKSTFVGRLMFETGAVPAHLIEKYRAEAKEKGKESFAFAWVMDSLKEERERGVTIDISHKRFDTDKYYFTVVDCPGHRDFVKNMITGASQADAAVLVVAAPDGVMAQTKEHVFLSRTLGINQLIVAVNKMDAAEYSEDRYNQVKKDVSDLLGMVGFKASEIPFVPTSAFEGDNITKSSENTPWYTGPSLLDCLNDLKEPEKPDKLPLRIPVQDAYTISGIGTVPVGRVETGVMKKGQNVTFNPSGVTGEVKSIEMHHEEVPEAVPGDNIGWNVRGVGKNDVRRGDVCGPSDNPPSVADEFTGQIVVLQHPSAITAGYTPVFHCHTTQTACTLMSIDKKLDPKTGQVKEENAAFIKAGDAAIVTIKPTRPMVIEPVKEIPQLGRFAIRDMGMTIAAGMCMSVKQK
- the rpsJ gene encoding 30S ribosomal protein S10; the encoded protein is MSQKARIRLSGISPVNLDGVCDQVKAIADRTGVSISGPVPLPTKKMVVPVRKSPSGDGTATWDHWEMRVHKRLIDIAADERALRQLMRIQVPKDINIEIVLQN
- a CDS encoding NAD(P)/FAD-dependent oxidoreductase produces the protein MTQKVLILGAGYAGSVVANILAREFRNKIAKDELEVTILDKNDTNINQGGFTFIPFELYTPEDITRPRKKLISPRVKAFFGADGEVMNVDLQNKEITVKSDKKYTYDYLVIAMGCRADPDAVPGLTDDLNTFYTSMDDAFKVRDLVKNIEKGKVVVSVASMPVPCPGAPVKFTFMLESYLRNVKKVRDDVQLTLVWPMEPIGPPEFNKFVTSQMNEKGIEVLRNSPLSNVDASRKEITTKSGEKVNYDLLITVPPHKAPQVLIDAGLTDEKGWLSADKATLQYRGPAGNHDNVYVLGDLGPADILKTGIGAHYQAIAVSQSLKNDIHGNGIQTPYEGETGCPLVTELETPATPGRGYIATWKYSKPPEAFSTTKMGWFLYRMYYHIHWDISVKGLF
- the rpoA2 gene encoding DNA-directed RNA polymerase subunit A'', coding for MTISEATIDAMIAGLNLPKNIMKTLKDDVMRVGVTKKELEDIIEQVMKSYDYACVEPCEAVGVVSAQSIGEPGTQMTMRTFHYAGVAEINVTLGLPRLIEIVDARKTPSTPMMTIALEEEYAQDRDKARMLAWEIEATHIEHLADITTDLANMHLIIDLHEKTLVHRALTPDEIADKLREELDVMVNVSDSVANQIIVTPNAPSYRELLQLAKNIHTITLKGIEGIKRVVIRKDGEEYTLYTEGSQLKNVLQIEGVDVTRTSTNNIGEIYEVFGIEAARNSIITEATNTLSEQGLTVDIRHIMLVSDIMCCDGEVKQIGRHGISGEKASVFARAAFEVTVNHLLDAGMRGDRDELNGVTENIIVGQPIKLGTGDVHLITK
- a CDS encoding 30S ribosomal protein S7 codes for the protein MIQMYKLFSKWDLSEVEVADQGIRRYVNLDPVIIPHTNGKHARQQFNKSDICIVERLVNNVMRNEQNTGKKQRAMMIVSEAFDIINKRTQKNPVQVLVEAISNAGPREEVVRLKYGGISVPKAVDTAPQRRVDTALRYITKGANQAAFKSKRTAAECLASELIAASNRDAKCFSINRKDAKERVAKAAR
- a CDS encoding elongation factor EF-2; the protein is MAKDKMVDRVAALMGKPEMIRNIGIVAHIDHGKTTLSDNLLAGAGMLSKELAGNACWTDSDEEEQERGITIDSANVSMVHEYEGKEYLINLIDTPGHVDFGGDVTRAMRAVDGAVVVIDAVEGTMPQTETVLRQALKEHVKPVLFINKVDRLINELQVDGQEMQIRLGKLIDHVNKLIKGMNEERYKAGWRVDAAEGTVAFGSALYNWAISVPMMQKTGVSFQQIYDYNKADDPEKIKELADKCPLHEVLNDMVIRFLPSPLQAQEGRIGAIWHGDKESQIYKSMINADPNADLAFMVTDITMDPHAGEVATGRLFSGSLSRGMEAFVSGTSRKNRIQQVGVFMGPKRLEVENIPAGNIAAVTGLRDAIVGSTVTTLEGMEPFESITHASEPVVTVAVEAKHMKDLPKLVDVLRQVAKEDPTLKITLDEETGEHLMAGMGELHLEVIAHRIERDKGVEITTTPPIVVYRETIRGSAGPVEGKSPNRHNRFYVEIEPLEEGVRDLIKAGEISMRMPEVERREKLMEAGLDKDQAKGIVDIFESNVYIDMTKGIQHLNETMELILEGFHEVMKGGPLSKEPCMGVKVKLVDAKLHEDAVHRGPAQVIPASRQGIQAAMLMADDTLLEPYQKVFIQVPQDNMGGATKEIQGRRGIIINMTSEGDMTIIESRAPVSELFGFAGDIRSATEGRAMWSTEFAGFDTLPANLTGEIVSGIRERKGLKKELPQASDYLSM